The Parambassis ranga chromosome 13, fParRan2.1, whole genome shotgun sequence genome contains the following window.
CAATAGACTATAGATCACAATAACATGAAGATGAATGACATGTCTTCTTTTCACAGGTGGAACCATCCACATGGTGTGCAGGAACAAGGACAAAGCAGAAGAGGCGAGAGCCGATATTGTCAAGGAGACAGGAAACAAAGTAAAGTGTGACTCACTTTTCactaaacagaaagaaataacaCAACTAACTTCAAACTATTCTGTGGAATTATTCAGCACTCTAACCAGCTGCTGTCATTACAGGAGGTCTACGTCCACATTCTGGACCTGTCTGAGACCAAGAAGGTCTGGGAGTTTGCCGAGTCCTTCAAGAGGAAGTACAAGGCGCTCAATGTATTGGTTAGTAGGTTAAATTGTGTTACCTTTATGGTTGCCAGATCAGGTCGTAGAGGATGATTAACTAATGCATTTTAATATGTGCAGATCAATAATGCAGGCTCCATCATGAGTCAGAGGGATGTGAATGCCGAGGGGCTCGAGAAAGGATTCGCTACCAACGTGCTGGGTGAGTAAAAGGTCAGGAGTGAGGCATTCATAAAACGATATGTTACCTtcaatctgtgtctgtgttcttcAGGTGTTTACATTCTCACCAAGAGCCTCATCCCCTTGCTGGAGAAAAGTGCAGATCCCAGAGTGGTGAGTCTGGGCAATTACATACTCCTGTAACCCTCACCGTGAGTCACATTCTCTCAGAAAACACCCTGAAGGTCAGAGAAAAGAACATGTCAGGCGCACAGGGAGtatatacacaaaaacacatggtcACAGAAGCACAGTACAGACATTATCCCACTGCTCCCCTCTCTCTTCACTCTTCAGATCACAGTGTCATCAGGAGGAATGTTGGTGCAGAAGCTCCGGACAGGAAACCTGCAGTCTGACAGAGGCCGCTATGACGGGACCATGGTCTACGCCCAGCACAAAGTAAACCTGAAACCTTTGTATATTAAAATACACCCTAGGTCAGAAAGAGCAAGAATATGTGAAGATATTCTCCCTGCTGTTTTCTGAAAATTATTGTTGTAATTAactaatatataataatatttaacaGTGTGTGCTAATACAGGTTCCTGCACATACAATGTATTGTTTGTGTCCCAAAAATTGTATggaaattgtaaaaaaaaatatgaatccaAATCATGAACACTTATATTTTTAGTGTCAATCATAATTAGTATTTCAGACCAAATATCTTTGAATCACATTAATAACTTGTCACATTTAAACAGTTGCTGACATGTCAAAGAGGTGTGTCAGATACACCTTCACCTCACCACCCCTTAAAGACACattcacatgtctgtgtgtgttccagagGCAGCAGGTGGTGATGACAGAGCAGCTGGCAAAGACTCACACTAATATCCACTTCTCTGTCATGCATCCTGGCTGGGTGGACACTCCAggtactcacacacatacatgctatAAATCTGGATTTCAAGGATCTTATTCAGATTAAACTACAGACTCATGttcccctctgtctgtctcagcgGTGGCCAACGCCATGCCAGACTTCCATCAGTCTATGAAGGACAGCCTGAGGACCCCCGAGCAGGGGGCTGACACAGTGGTGTGGCTGGCTGTGTCTGAGGCTGCCACCAAAAACCCAAGTGGCCGCTTCTATCAGGGTATGATGCAGAAACCAAACCTGCTTATCAATTACAGATTTGTATATGAAGATGATATCACAAAGTGGTATTTTATTTCTAAAGAAGATAGAgaaaatgaagacagagagagaagagtgcTGGATGAATTCTGTGTTTGTTGGTTGTGGTTTGGATGGGGgggcatggtgtgtgtgtgtgtgtgtgtgtgtggagggtggGGGCTTGGCTTGTGTCCATTGCAGCTGTAGAGGGCTGCTTTTGGTGCCAGATACTGCCAGAGAGTACAGTGCCTCTATaagcgcacagacacacatttacaatGTCCCCAGTGGCCTTGAGGAGGGAGGTTAGTAGCCTAATAGTAAAagcactttttacttttttaacaaacacactgcgttcatgtttttatttgatgcaACATGAAGCAGATAGATTCAGTGTTCTCCTCAGgtatccattcattcattttctgctgTGACATGAACTGAATTCATTGTAGAATTAAAAATGATGACTTAATAAAGCAGGGAAGGACAGGAAACTTTCATCTACAGATGAGTAAGTCCATTTAGTGACTTAAATTGAACTTGGTTAATACTGTTTGTACAGACCGGAAGATGGTGTCCACCCACCTGCCGCTGGCCTGGACTCACAGCTCCCCTCTGGAAGAGCAGAAGTTAATGTCACTGCTGGAGGACTTGGCCAAGACTTTTCAACCACACTGAGTCAAGCAGGACGACGGGTACGCCACCGACACTAACGCCACCACGTTATACTGACAGAGGCTGGGCTCAGTATATCCAAATCCACCCaggggggtgagggggggggtccATTTTATCTGAAACATTTACCACTTTCTGCAGTCACTGGCATTAAGTGGGGCAAATATCACTGTGTGTGCTATGATGTGTTTGGGAACCCAGCCTCACAATGCCAGATTACATTTATCTATAGTTGAGGGATTAGTGAGATTTGACTATTTCTATAACATGTTTACTTATGTGAGCTCAGCTTTAAAGGGCTAACATTTTATTGTATGACAGTGATTTTTGCTTTTAAAGAGATTTACAGTACACTGTAATAGAGAGGACGCTCATAAACCACACACAGTCTGTTACTGTGACTTTATCAGAGTTGTCAGTCAGATGGGAATCTGATCTGACCAAGGTCACTTctttatttattcacacacCAGCTTTGGGTTCAGTGTCATGTTGGTGTTCTGATGACTTCTAATATGTGTTTAATAGCTCTGTTAGTAATGTGTATTTGCTTTATTGTAGTGTAGCTTCTGTATTGTACTTGTTGAACCCAGACTGGGGGATGCCGTGTTCTCTCTATGAACAGTGCGccttaaacacaacacagcagcatcacttgACATGTGCAATAAACTTACAGATACCTGTGCTGCAACCTTTAAAGGCCTTTTACTGACTGTGGCTATTCTTGTAAATGCTTGCTTGAATAAAGGAAACGACTGGTGGTATTACTCCTTGTTGTGCAGATCTCCATAAACAAAAAGCAGTCATGTAAACATATCAAATATCTTTATTGAGcatccttttttcccctctccttgCTCTAGTATTGAGGACACAGCGAGGCTAAAGTCAGTACTGTATTGTCaacaaaagtatttaaaaatacaGTCATTTGGAAATATACAACAACATCCTGGTGGAACAGCCAGTGTGGTGCAAGCGGTTTGAaagtcaaacacaaaaacagatttacAGAGTGAACCCATAATGTGGTGGACAATGAGTCATATTTTTTTGAATGCCATCCACTCCGGTGTTTATTGAActataacatgacaaaaacaaactcttCCATCTGATcaaagacatgaaaataaacCATTTTACAAAGTGACAGCTCTTCCTGGGACTGACGGGCAATCTGAGGATCTATTTCATTAGCAAACAATAAAACTGGCCATCTATCATACCTTCAACATCTCGTCCATCTGCCACGCCTGTTCCAAGGACACGATAAGAAGTAATGACTGAACGAGGCTTCATTGTTCAGAAATAGGGACAGCAGAGCTGAGTCCTGATTGTACTGTAGCATCACCGTTAACCCCATAGATCCCTTAGTGAGGGACTGAAATATCACCTATCTTATAAAGCTGACTTCTACTAGGACCGATGCTCAGATAAAATGAGAATTTTGAGAACcaaacatattttaaagctgcactaattaatattttttagaaaaataatgaaTCAAACGGCTGCTTGAAATTGTAAAATCACCTGCAAACAGCTGTCTGTAATACAAGCTTTAAATAAacctgttgttttgttgtcataCCGTTTAGTACAACAAAGCAGACAGGCAAACTTAGCATTTCGCAGCTAATGATCCAGATATTTCCCCCTGAACGACCCAATTTCAAATATATTTGTCTTGCCACTCTTGTTaagtgattaaaaaaagcaGCCGCTGCAGTTTAAAAGTCACCATTTTTGTGATTTAAAGTACTTACAGCTATATTATTAAGATAAATAATTAATGCAGCTTTAAGTATATAcactttaaattattattttcataaatattgggctttttttttaattaaaagcatGTGTGCTTTTAGAGACTTTTCCACCATCTGTTTTTGGAGGAAAACCAATGTACATTAGTGTCAATTATTGTCTTCTGACAAATGCTATAGGTGTCAATGCAACCTCACATGTGATACTGTGCGGTGTCTAAATGTCATAGATGAAGTTCCCATTGATGTCACTTAGATTAGTGAATCCATCACCACCATCCACATTAACAAGAACTAACGCTGCAGTTCACCATTACTGAGTTCGCTGTGCTTAGTATGTCATTACAAGGAAAGAAAAGTCTACTAGATGGGCACAAAGAAAAGTAAACAACCATTTACAGTGAGAATAGATAAATACTTTactacaaatataaatatacactACATGATCAAAAAAACTGGAATGTGACtacattttgaaaatcagtAATTCCAACATTGTAATGCTCATTTTTCCCACTTACAAGTAAGGCAAGCGTTAGTCTATTGTTAGAAGTTTTCAGCCTCTATTTACAAGGACGCTACATCGAATCCAGCTACTCTCTCTCCCACATCTgatcttacaaaaaaaaacgtttCGTTAGACTCAAAAGACAAAGACCACAGGTTGTGCAATTCAGTGCAGTGCTGAGAGCGTTATGAGATCCTTGATACACGTATGGACAACTGAGGACAGAAAACGAACATAAGGGATGAAAGTGAAGAAACAAACAAGACATCGAAGCTCTGGAACAAGATGAGTGCTTCAGCAGATTGAACAGTCGTAAGCGAACCACTAAAAAGGCTTTGTGAATGTGCCCTTCTCTCTTTAAGGCTTTTGAAGGAACACAGGCAGCCCCTGTTctgacccccaccccctccacgATCCCTCTGGAGACGACACAGTGGTGCTACGTTAAGTTTAGAGTACCAGTACCTAGACGCCTTTCAGGTGGCAGGCAATCCAATTGTGCACCACAAAATCTTTTTGCTGTgctaatttttgtttttattagcacTGAGTTGGAGACAAAGACCCACAAAGCTAAAACGTTACACTAGGTTGCAATAATCACATCACATCAGTTTCTCTACCCGTAACAGCTGCAAGACGATGTTGTCACAGATTGCgactgttaccatgacaacataTTCCAATTCCCCATGCCTCACCTGTGTTCATGAGGCAGAGGCTGAGTCATCACTGTCATGCATATATCAGACAGTTACCTCGACTCTCTGCAGCAGCTAACTTTGAAGACATTTCCTGGCCACGAAGCAGCTTGTCTGCTGATTCTCTTACCACGCTCAAGTGATTAGACATTAATAATGGTTACGACTGACATCATCGGAGCCTCGCCTAGTGACAACCTACTGATGTAAAACCTCCTGAGAGTGATTTAAGGCCAACTagtgaaagaggaaaaaaaacagaaaggagaagaaaggaagaTCACGTTGATCACGTTGAGTTATTTCAAGCGTCTACTATACATGTGATGCAGGGCTATGTACAGATGGATGAGGTTTTTACAGTGACTGAGCATGTATAGTTAGAGGGCCACACCAAGAAGCAAGGTATGCAGTATGTTTTTAACAGGAATGGCAGGTCAGCGATTAAGTGAGACTTTACAGTTTAagggcattaaaaaaatgaccttTGTCAAAAGAAGCATCAGATATATTGAATGTAAACACTACTATCAATACCATTCCTCCTATAGGAGGAACCAATAcgatgcatgcatacacacacactgcccattGTGCTTAGGGTTCACATCAAAGTGTCAAAATCAGTCACTTCAATGTAAGACTGATAATTAGTGAAATTAAATGTAAAGCAAACGAAATGTGGAAGAcacacgcgcgcgcgcacacacacacacacacattcaaaagaGCAGGCCTGGTTGTAGCTGAAGATCTCAGGCTTGATAGGGGGATGCACTGTACAGGAGGGGTTTCCATGACACTGGAAGAGTAGGTGGAGCTCGGGTGGGTGAGAGCGAGATGTGGGCACCGCACAGTAGGCTGGGGCCAATCAACGTGGGGAGAAGCCTGTTGCTAAGCTACAGCCAACCACCTGTGTCATGTCCCAGATCTGTGGATACAAACAGCCAATAAGACTGACAGAAGATCTGATGCATGATATTACCATTCATTAACAGCTCCTCGGCAAAGATGGAAACTTTTTACTCATAATTTATGCCAGTAGAATGCAAAAAAAGGTTacagataaaacacacattttccgCTTGAAGAAATACCACAAATGATTGATTTATGTTTCTAATGTTTTAAACAGGATGCtttgtgtgtgacagcctgATCACATTCATGACCTCTGTGTCAACAAAGAACTGTTGTTAACCTTAACAATGCGATCGCTGCCACAAGTGACCATCAGGCCTCTGGATGGGTCCATATCCATGTGGGCAATGTTGTGTTTCCCCTCGTGGAACGTAGCCAGCGGTGTTCgactgtaccacacacacacacacacacacaatgacagcatTTCAGTGCACTGCGAACAGAGGTATGATATGAACAAATCTTAAAAGAAGCCCTTTTACTCACTCTTCTTCTTTGATGGTGTCAAAGCAGGCATCACACACCCGCACAGGGAACTCGAAGCCCATGATCGGGAACGTGGTGCGCTTAGAGCTGCACTTTCCACACACAGCTTTGCCGCACTTCCTGCAGTGGTGCtgcaaacaggaaacacacttGTACATTAGCATGATTAATGGTAAGGGATGAGCTTCTGAGGACAGTGGATAGACTGTACTACCTGTCTGAGCCCCAGGGTCTTAGTGTCCCACATCTGCTTGATATTCCAGAAGAAAGGCTGCTCGCACTTTTGACATGAGTCGCTATCTAACCACTGAGGAGCCTGCAGAGACACGTATACGGTAGTTAGAAGCTATACTAAGCATGCAGAGACACTGCACTAAAATAAGTTTGTGAACAAGAGCTGTAAACATCAATAACACGGATTGAAAACTCTTAATTTtgtagctgctgctgagtgACACAGATGCTaacctcttctctctgtgtgtccatgttccAAACGGCAATGCCTCCATCGGCTGAACACGTCACCAACTGCCTCGTCAGCTGGAGGTAACGCACTGCCTGAACACGCTCGCTGAGGGAGTGGAGAAAAATGCAGGGGGGAACCGTTTTAGTGTCTTTTAGCTTTCTCATGTGTGCTACAATGTGTCCCCTACCTGCCCAGTAGAACTAGAAGACAAAGCTATAGCAACTAGCTGGTGAACATAATGGAACACATGGATATCAAACGGTGCAAAATAAGAGGCTGGAACTCTCTCTACTCTGACATCCTGTTTTCCGCAGCCACTGGCAGCTGCTTTAAGTGATAAATGTCTAAAAGCCGACAGCACACTAACAGGCCATTGAACTGCTGTTTAATAAATTCAGCAACAAGCTGGTGAACAGGGAGAAGCAATTAGCAGCTAAAGAGGCCGAGGGTTTCTGCATGTATTGCTGTAgatgaaaacaaagcattttGCACAGAGTGCATATTTAGAAAAGATTTGATTATATAGAAGATACagaaatataaacacatgttaatgttaatgttgctGGTTTCTTTACTACATAAAATGATGTTTTGCatcttaaaacaaaaacatctagACTGAGGTCACAACAGGGTTGAGGATCTGTCAGAGCTGTACGTGCTCTACTGCATGTTTAGGCATGTCAGAGACAAGTGGCTGTAAATCCCACTATGGTGCAACAGAATCTATAGAGCCTCTCCCCAACGTGCATCAGTGTACACAGGCTTTGGTGGCAACTCCTGTATCCAGGAGGTGGTGAAATAtgtatgaaggaggaggagaggagacaaaaaCAGTGCCAGTCGGTGCCTGGGGACAGCTGTTACTGACACCACTGAGACCTGCCTTTGACAAGAGAGTATTTATAGAGGATACTGTAGGTTGTGAagagaaatgataaaaaaaagggaTGTACCATAGTTTTTTTCCTCAGGAATCTGTGGCATAAGTACACATCTTGGGAGCATCTCAATccaaaacaaagtgaaatcaaATGCAGCAGCTGTGCTGATAAATAGGTAGAAACTTACTGATGTCCCTGCAACAGCAGCGTTCGTCCTTTGCGGCCGCCGATGTCCCACATGATGACACTGTGGTCGGAGGCTCCTGAGAAGAGCAGCCTCTGGACGGGGTCCCACCACAAGGCTCCTATACTACCTGGTTACAGAAGAAAATAGTTATTTAATATGTAACACTGGGAGGTGTTTTTATGGTGTGAACTGGTGTCTCCACCCAGTGACCACAGAGGGAACTGCAGGCAGATCTACATCATACTGTAAACATTACTTTACATACTGTAAAGAggtcaaacatatttttttaaaaatgcatacaAGTATTAGCAGAAAGAAGCCAGAAGCTAACCGAGTCTGGTTAGGTTAGTTACCTAACACTTATCTCGCCATGTGCAAACATGCATGAACATTTATTAGAGTACCTACTGAAAAATAAAGGCTGTTAATTTGCTCAGTGCAGTCACATGATGAATATTAGCCTGtggcaggaggaggtgggatgATCAGGAGGAATCTAATTGTAGCTAAACAAGCACAAGGCAACAATACTCATACAGAGCACTACATAGTACAACAACTGAATCCGGTCATCAAACAGGACTTTAAAGCTTTCATTAGGGTTTCACCTTATTCACCTTGTATTCTTACACTGTAGAGTGCCttccagtctttgtgctaagctaatctAAGAGGCTGGAAATTTCACTGAGTGAGTTTTCACTGAGTTTTTACTGCACTAATTAGGTCATACAAGCTATAACAGAACCTTTATTATAGAGTAGGAGCTAATATCCTGGGGATGATTGACTCAATGATAACATTAGCACTAAGTCTGACCTTTTGTTCTATGTTACACTTTTGAGTGATCATAATTTCCAATAAATATTTGGTGCTAGTCATGTgcacagcaaacactgaaacCGTTATTATGCACTACCATCTGTCTAATTAATATGCATAACCAGCACCAAAGCACATGTGCAGATCAAAGTAAAAGTTAGGaagtcacatgttttttttacatgttcaaaccatagagaagattgaagcaaggcgtctggacttgtagagttttctagaagacgtttcgctgctcatccaagcagcttcatcagttctaactgtttggtggggaaacatggtttatatgtggttacagacctcagtgggtgggtctgggtaaaaacttaaaaaaacaaaaaaaaaacttacaaacaatagcactaaatgtttccatacttacctgtgatgttctggctgactgggccaggtgtgtctaacgactggctaacgactatgaaactgccggagggggactggttgacagccctttgttcttactgtgagtatgtgcaaacttcctgggaatggatggaatcactgcattgtatgtggtagaaagatgatgtctgaggccaccacctctattaagggaaggtttttccagcttaacatagagggcgtccttgactcctctttcataccacctttcctccctgtctaaaatgtgaacattgttgtcctcaaaggagtggcctttgtctttgaggtggaggtgaacagctgagtcttgtcctgaagaggtggctctcctgtgctccagacgccttgcttcaatcttctctacgtatgatgacctggatgactgagaatcttcatcaacatgttcaAACCATGTATGAAAGATAAGGACAAGCTGTAATGGCAGCGCCCATCTGGCTAACCTGCAGGTAATATGAGGTAAAAATAGACTTTTTGACTAGTGCTGATTGTCAACAAGCCTCGTGTGTGATAAATGCTTTAAGTAGAACACAGGAAGGTGTTTGTTTCACACAGagaagtgtctggtgcttcATTTTTGTTGTCCTATCTATTTTCATGGCACTGCTCCAAGGACACTGaaccctcatctgagtcatgcCCTCTGATTAAGCATTTCTATCTTGATGAAAGAGGCTTTTCCACATTGATAATACTCCCATGTAAAGCGCTCATATGGCCACTGAATGGCTTTGACAAGCGTGAAACCAAAACAAGCAGTTATGGGAATTTCTGAGGCATCAGTGAGATGGTATGTTCCATCACGGGTGTCCAAAAATAGAATTAGAGCTGAAATGAAATACTCAGCAGGGCTGATTTCTTGCCTATGAGGAGTTCTGACTGGACAAAAAGTTTATCAGCTGCATTTGTGCTCTTGATGATTCAGATGGCTAAAACCCTCCAACTTTACCACCAGCTGCTGCCTGTTAGTTCCACAGTCTGCCTcggcacctcctcctcctcctcagttcGAGGACACGGAGTTAATAGTGTCATCGCCTTCTCGTCTGACCTTTTTCGACCCTGATCCTCCAATGCAGCACGCATGATTTGAAGTTGCATAATGGTGCATTTATGTGTTGTTGTTCAGCTAAAGCTAACACCCAGTAAGTCATCAGAAAATGTGTCGATCTTATgatcagatttttttgtatATGTGAGTGGCTCTATTGTCTGACATGTGAATGCAGCATGAGGAAACACAGATGACTATGTTCAAGACACATAATTTAGATTTGTGATAATACATTGTATTggattataaataaaaatgaattgaatTAAGTAGGGCACAGAAGGATCTGcgaattatttataaaaatagcaGGGAAAGGAAATCACTGGCATACgggctgtggaaaaaaatagtATGGGGAAAGGAGACTGTCTTAGTGGATTTAATAGCAGATTTGCCTGCCCTGTTATTTTCCTGTATAGAGAAACGATGTGGGGGAATCTGGATCATCTATTATTTACTGCGGTCACATCTGCACATCTGGCTTTAGCATCGTAAGCCCACATTCATGTGAAACAGTGCAAGTATCTGTACCTTGAATCAAGAACGGTAGCTCCAACACATAAATGCAGATGGACTGTGTGCCTTTACCTTCATGACCCTTCAGTGTAGTGATGGTAGAATACGTCTGCTTCTCCAGTTTCAGCAGAGTGATCTGTCCTGAGTAATCGCCAACGAAGGCGTGCTGCGTCTCGTGATCGTATCTGAGTGTGGAGTCAGGGCTTGAACAGACTATTCTGTAGTGTATCTATAACACTGCATAACATTGTTAGTGAATGAAGGATACTGTAGGCAGGAAGCCCAGGCGGTGAAATAGTGCCTCCCCAGCATGCTGCCGCTCTGGGTGCACATCCAGCTCACACTCTTGTCGTGGCCGGTACTCACCACCCACTCACTCTCCAAGGAGAACACCATATCTGACACACGGTTCTGGTGggctgcaaaaaaataaacacacacatgcataattTATGTTAAGCAGGCACAACACATATTGGAAAAACATCAAATGAGATCACATCTATTCAGTCTGGGATGAGCACTAATTTGTACCTATTTCCATGTGCTGATCTCACAGGCTCTGCTTAGTGTTGCAGTAATCCACACTAAGACAGATGAATCCCTTCAAAAGATTTGTACTCCAATCTGTTTTAATAGTCAGATTACCTTTAAAGTGCTGGCTTTTGTTGTCAAACTTCAATAGTACACATCATTTATTTTACCAAAGGCACCTTCTGATGCTCAAATAAAGCAAGAAGATTTAATAACAGAAAAAAGCACTCATACCAAATGTTACTTATGTACTGAGTATGTACACCCTTTCACCCAAAACAGAATCAAAACAATGAGTTTAAAGACATcaaaacacactgcaggagTGAGAGGAACTACTGAGTTGATAATAAGTCTCTGTGGGGTTCATCAACCCACTAACAGTAAATGaagttataaaaataatatatgcCTGGTTATAGCtgctttaaattaaaacaatctGCATCATAAAATTGCAGCAATTGCACCAATGCTCAcactaaaaacaacacagcataGTTGCAAAGTGTAACTTCAGTGAACGAGCACTAATTGGCCTCTGAGAGTGATCACTGATGAGCAACGCTTAAGGCATATCTGTTTTAAGAGCAACGGCATAattgtgtttttcctcttgCATTCGACACGGTGAGCCCAAAAACAGGCAATGAAGTAACATTTGTATTGACTAAATCCAGCTAGCTTACTACCTGTTGCTGTCTCATCTGATGTCTTTTTCAGAGTGTGCTGAAACATGTTCACATAATAATGCAGCACAGATTTGTGTGATTAAtctaaaaaaagcttttttctttccatctttCTGTCATAACATTTGATCAGACTGCACATATGCTTGCTGCTTTTTAAAACCTCTCGTCTGCAAAAAGGCAAGTGACGATGTTTTAAGCCCTGCGCATCTTTGAAGTGAACAGACGCATTCAAATGCCTGTCTGATCCAACTGTGAGTCATGCTTTAACTGCTTGGGCTCAGCTGCTTGAATTTGCTACAAGTGGTTATAAAGCAGATGGAGCATTACAGTGGTGACATGTGGTGTTTTTGTCCTCTTAAGCAACAGGCTGGCTGGAACTTGATTTTCCACTGGGGGAGGCTAAATAGCTGCTGATACAATCACAGGAGGAGTTCATGAATAAGCAATGATGCTAAAAATGACATTATCAATACACAAAATGATTTCTTAAATGTCAACTTAAACCTATTAGTACAGCACAAAGAGTGATCTGTACTTTTCTGAGTAATCATAACGCAATGAAGTGTGTTAAGTGGATCATGTGGAGCTTATGCACAAGCCTCACGATACAATGTGATAATATACAAAGATACCTGGCATTGTATTCTGCAATTGTGCAAAGAAAAGGGCATACATAGAGCAAACCATACACTTCAAATATATGGAAAATGTTCGTATCAGCAGGGTTATATAATGCAACCGATGCACAATGTTGTGATACAGATTAGAACAACAGACAATAGAGAGCATCACAGATATAAAGAAAAACTATAATGCTCATTTCTAGCTCTGCAATAGAATAAGAAGGATGGAGTGCACAAAGACTGGCAGCAACAAGCACTACAGAAGGACATCTGTGTTTGGTAAATATTACCCTCATCACCTCCCACGTAATGACATGTAACATAAAATATCCACACAGCCCTGCCACCCGTTTCAC
Protein-coding sequences here:
- the wdfy1 gene encoding WD repeat and FYVE domain-containing protein 1 codes for the protein MAAEIHSRPQTARPVLLNKIEGHTDAVNAAVLVPKEDGVITVSEDRTIRVWLKRDSGQYWPSIYHTVSSPCSCMSYHHDSRRIFIGQDNGAVVEFLISEDFNKMNHVKTYPAHQNRVSDMVFSLESEWVVSTGHDKSVSWMCTQSGSMLGRHYFTAWASCLQYDHETQHAFVGDYSGQITLLKLEKQTYSTITTLKGHEGSIGALWWDPVQRLLFSGASDHSVIMWDIGGRKGRTLLLQGHHERVQAVRYLQLTRQLVTCSADGGIAVWNMDTQREEAPQWLDSDSCQKCEQPFFWNIKQMWDTKTLGLRQHHCRKCGKAVCGKCSSKRTTFPIMGFEFPVRVCDACFDTIKEEDRTPLATFHEGKHNIAHMDMDPSRGLMVTCGSDRIVKIWDMTQVVGCSLATGFSPR
- the dhrs12la gene encoding DHRS-12_like_SDR_c-like domain-containing protein, which produces MSLYRNSAWFLKGVTEFTRNAYLSASKRFVEKDLEVSVAGRSFMITGANSGIGRATAMAIAKKGGTIHMVCRNKDKAEEARADIVKETGNKEVYVHILDLSETKKVWEFAESFKRKYKALNVLINNAGSIMSQRDVNAEGLEKGFATNVLGVYILTKSLIPLLEKSADPRVITVSSGGMLVQKLRTGNLQSDRGRYDGTMVYAQHKRQQVVMTEQLAKTHTNIHFSVMHPGWVDTPAVANAMPDFHQSMKDSLRTPEQGADTVVWLAVSEAATKNPSGRFYQDRKMVSTHLPLAWTHSSPLEEQKLMSLLEDLAKTFQPH